Genomic window (Candidatus Saccharimonadales bacterium):
ACTGCCAAGTTCCATCTTCTGCTTGGCAATTCCCTCGAGCTGGCTCTTGGTGATCTTACCGACTTTGTCGCTGTGCGGCTTACCAGAGCCCTTATCGAGACCGATTGTCTTGAGGATCATCTCATCTGTTGGGGTACCTGTGATCGTGAAGCTGAATGTTCGGTCTTCAAAGATCTTGATCTTAACACCGACGTTCTGCCCCATCATGTCCTTGGTCTTCTCATTGAATGGGTTGATGAAGTCCATCATGTTAACCCCGTACTGACCGAGGATAGAACCGACGGGCGGCGCGGCACTGGCTCGTCCACCCGGGACGCGCATCTTAATGTTCGCAACTACTTTTTTCTCTGTCTGTGCCATGATTTCAAATACCTATTATACTGTAATTTACTTCTGTTAACAAGGGTAGTTAGACTTTTTTGACCTGCAAAACGTCGAGTTCAACCGGTGTTTCGCGACCGAACATACTAATCAGCACCTTGAGCTTGCCCTTTTGAGAGTCGATCTCGCTGATTGCGCCCTCAGACCCCTTGAACGGACCGTCGACCACGTTGACTACTTCGCCCTGTGCGAAGTCGATGCGATGCTTCGGCTCTTCGACGCCCATACGACGCTTGATCTTGTTGATCTCATCTTCTGAGATAGGCGTCGGTGTTGTACCTGAACC
Coding sequences:
- the rplK gene encoding 50S ribosomal protein L11, giving the protein MAQTEKKVVANIKMRVPGGRASAAPPVGSILGQYGVNMMDFINPFNEKTKDMMGQNVGVKIKIFEDRTFSFTITGTPTDEMILKTIGLDKGSGKPHSDKVGKITKSQLEGIAKQKMELGSLNANDIDGAMKVVAGTARSMGIEVDWDK
- the nusG gene encoding transcription termination/antitermination protein NusG is translated as YEEKVREAIKQRAESLDMADKIFNVLVPKEKQIEIKNGKRRVVEKKIFQGYVLVEIRMSEDAWYIVRNTPGVTGFVGSGTTPTPISEDEINKIKRRMGVEEPKHRIDFAQGEVVNVVDGPFKGSEGAISEIDSQKGKLKVLISMFGRETPVELDVLQVKKV